TTGGACATAACCCATTGTTGATACTAAATAAATGCAAGTAGTAAGTATTCCCCACCAAGCcaggttttttaaattattgaacTAACATGCAGCAGTGAGGTGCCAAGTCAACCTGGTATCTTGGACATCACTGAGGCAGATGAATTAAAGAAGCCAAGCTCCTtcatctcactcactcactcctcCAGGTACATGCAATGTAAACAATTATTAAATGATGTTAGTcagtattattaatatttttaaatgtaaaattcAGGAGGCGTGGCTAGCTGGAAAGCTAAACCGTGAATTATTTCTGTGTCTCCATCACCCCAGGGCAAAATCTAAGCAGAGTGGATCCTACTAATATCTAAACACAAAATTTTGTACAGCCCCAGCGAGGTAATGATCTGAAGACTACAGGGACCAAAAAGCAAATCTGTGAGGTTAGATATTCAGGAAGAAATAGCAGGAACCCTGTCTGAGGCTTCAGAGGAGGCATCAGACACTGGTATGACCAAAGGCAATATGAGGGCACCGAAAGGCGGGAAAGTATCTGCCAcagtgggagaggaaagagacTCAGTTGAGTACATTAATAAAATAAGACAGACACCAATCTTGGACAGGGGAGCAGCCCTAGTTCTTTCtgagcagaaattagagatgctATCTAAACAACTGTCAGAGATTTCTAAAACAGCAAACGATGCGCACAATCTTGCTGTAACCAATCAGTCTGAGATGCAACTCTTACAAACAACGACTGAAAATTTATCTATGAAACTGGAGGAACAATCAgacaaggagggaaggaaaaaatTCTTCTCCATTATATCCACAGTTAAAAGCCAACCTCTTTCTCCAAATCCTGCCTTAGCCCTACTATCTTTAGACATAGACTTGGGCTTCACCCTGCACCACGGAGAATTAGTAGGCTTCTTACTGACTGCAGCATGATTAGTGATAGCTCAACAACGGATAAACCAGTCTGAAATATTTGGGATACAGCAATATTTGAGCATCTCACTGGACACAGGAGAGCATGTAAAGGCATAACAAAAAGAGGCAGCTTCCCAGAAATGTGGACCCCTTTCTATGTTAATAACCAAAATCAATAACTTGTTGTACCAACCGCTCTATTGTCTCAGTGGAGAGGTTACATTAAGTAATATATTTGAACACTGAATGTGTAAGCTTATGTGTAAAGTCAATGAATAGAACAAATACCATTAGAGGTAATGCTGAGCAAGTGTTAAAAGGTTATTGctttgcatttgtttaaaaaccaatgtaTAGAATCATGTGTCTTGTAATTAAATCTTCCCATATGGCAAACATGTACAGTATTCATATTTGAGGACTGGTGGCTCTGGCTGAATTCGGTGCAGATACACTATGATTATTGCCAAAGTTTAAATCTGGTTCATTAAGTATTTGTTTCTGAAATTACTTGCTGGTAAATGAGTGATGGCTActctttggggaaagtgtgctAGTTGCAACCCTTATTGTTTTGGAATATTATCATTTGAATATTATCATCTCTACTGAAAGCCTGTTCTATTTGGGCCCTGCCAAGCTGAACACAGCCCACCAACTTTGCATAGCTGCCCACTAAGGATCTGAGCATTGCCCTGTTTTTGCTGCCTGTCTGGGACTGCAAAAGCAAGGTGACTGTCAACTTTTGAGTTAACTAGGTTCCCTCAGGACAAATAAGCAGCCTGAGCCCCGTCCCACTGCCAAGTCTACCCAACTCACCTGGGGGAAGGAACAAGCTCCCTCTCACCGCACCGTCCTTCACCCTAATCCTTCTCACTTCGGGAAGAATGAACCGCCTTTCCACGTTCGTTTTGGCAAGCACCTGTCCCGGGATAGCACCGGGCTGGCTGTAGCCCTGGTGCACTGACATCTCCAGTTTCATGGGACCCTTCACTTTTCTGGGCTCCAGCCTTTGGTAGGGGTTCTCCATTGCAGCAGGCGAGAGGCTCCAAAACAGCCCCATGGGCTCCAAGCCCGTGTAGTCTCCTCCCTTGGAGGGGTCTTTGGACAGATCTACCTGCCCTTGCTCATCCGCCTGGTAATGGGCACAGGAATCAAAGAGGATGCCCTCCTCGTTCACCGCCAGCGCCCTTAGGGTCACTTCCTGCAGGGGCGGGAGTCCCCAAACCGAAACCTTCGCGGGCTGATCTGCCAAGCCTGCAGCGGGGTCAACCGAGACTGTCGCTACCCCTCTTCTGCCGCAGCTTTTGAGGGAGGTCCTCCCGAAGGGGCGGCTCACACCCCCCAAGTGCTCCAGGCAGACGTCCCAAGCTTTGGCTGTGACCCGTCGCCACATGATGGGCTGCTACTAATCCGATCCGTTTGCTATTGCTGTCTGCGCGCTGCTCGAACGGAGAGCGGAGCAGAGAGAAGGAGACACAATCTGCAACTTCTGCTCTGCCTGGAAGTTCACGTGGGAGCACAAAAGGCAGTATCAATCGATCCCGAACCGCACGCTTCATAATGAGCAGATGTAAGTCGCTGCCGCGTCCGGCGCTGCCAAAGTACAGTTGACTCGCGAGCAGCCGACCCATAGGAGTCAACTGCTGGGGGCCGAGGGGTCTTAagtcccccccaataaaatatttgaggggtctgtCCCCCCAAGTTGGTGGGTATTGTCATTCAAACagtgtgcatgcaccacatcatgtgattgattatgcaaggCAGTGCTTacttgcccccccaaaaaatattttttcaagttggcacccctgctcctACCACTTCCAATCAGTAACAGGAAATGAGTTTCAAAGGAGTGGGGGAACCTGACAGGAAAGCAGCACCTCTCCTTCACTAAGATTCGTGTGATAGGTTGGGTTTTCAATGAGTTTTACTGGAGTCAGGTTAGCCCAGTAAATACAGCATGTGGCATCACGTGAAATTCCAGCTTTGTAATATCTCCTGCTGCAAACTTTAAACTTATATCCTAACAGAGGCTCAAGGGTAGAATTAATTATAGACTTGCTGGAGATTTATGTTTTCTTCTAATTCATGGAGaacataataatataaaaatagacCTGCTGGATCAAGGCAGTGACCCGTCTATTCCAGTGTcctattcttacagtggccaaccagatccctgtgggaagtcGGTAAGCAGGATGTGagctctctctcctgctgcagtttccagcaactggcattcagaagcatgaatgctgcctctgactgtgaatGAAGGACTTAACCATTGGGGTTTgttgccttatcctccatgaagctgtctaatcctcttcaaaGCCATCACAAGTTGGCAGCCattactgcctcttgtgggagcaaagtcCATACTttcactatgtgctgtgtgaagtgctttcttctgtttgtcctaaatcttccaaggttcagctttattggatagccccaagttctagtattatgagaagaGAAAAACTTTACTCTACCCACTTTCACCTCTTACTCACTTTTTTCTCTAAACTCGAAAgatccaaatgttgtaacctaatgggagtttctccatccctttgatcattttgactgccctttcccaactctaccatTTGCTTtatgaggtgaggtgaccagaagtctacacaatattccaaatgtggttgcaccagAGATTTGCATAATGTACACCATTTGTAGTTTATTTTTGTAGCTGGGGATTCTTAGATGTCCCTTATACAAAAGCTTCCTCATGTTGCTTGTAAAGCACTCTGTCAACATAATGAGTCCCCTGTCTGCAGAATTGTTATATCAAACAGATTTATTGTTATATATAAGAACGGGGGGGAAACAATCGGCCACACACCCATTATCTGATAAAACACCTCTTCCGAGCAACATTCTCACAGCTTGCTGTGTTCTTCATCTTGTTTTCCATTGAGGTGTTTGCGGAAGAAGGTTTGAATCTGACCCCATGCATCCACCTGTGCTGCGGCATGAgccctgggctcccctccccAGATCACTGGTCTGCCCACCAAGAGATGCATTGAAGCTGCACACATAGGAAAATACGGAGGCTCAATATAATGTCCTGCTCCAGGATAGCAAATTATCTCAGGTTTTTCTTTTCCATGAGCCTGTAGCCGCTTGGAGGCTTCCACAGCAAAAAACTCGCTCTTAAAGTTGTGGTCATCTTGGCCTACGATGAAGAGGAAACGTCCTTCAGCCTTCTCCAATGGAATAAAACTTTGGCGATCGGGGCCCTCAAGTGGGTTGTTCATGACATCCAAAATGTCAGCAACACCAGACTTGTCTAATTTGAGCCGCTCTGCATTGAAACCAAGAGGTGGAATGGTGATGTCCTTGTAGTGCAGTGGCACAGCTATATTGGCCACAGCGCTATTAATAGTGACTGTAACAGTGACACCCTTTAAGAAAGAGGCCATAGAGATACACAGGTCACCACCTTTTGAGTGTCCCAGCAGTCCAACTCCTGGACCTTTAacctaaagagaaagaaagaaagaggtgaaACGAAAACAAGATACATACAGTATGTGCCCCTCTCCCCCACATGACTAAGCTGTGGGCAAAAGCTCATGCTGCTCACCCTTAGtttggcaaaagaaaaaaagctgagCTGAGGACCATTTCACATTTCTGAACAATCTATCACAGTGACTGCCCAAGGCTTGCCTGCTTTGGTTAATCTTTGCAGTCAAAAATGGAGAAAACTGTTGCTGTGGACTTTAACCTttcagtgtttttttttattccagGAGCTTGGCACAaataatgaatttaaaatattAGTGCAATACAAGTAAGCATGTGATGATCAGAGTTCAGCTCAGAGAATACTCTCAAATCAGCAATTCAACAGCTCTCAGAATAAGAATACTATGGAATATATActtctgcatatacagtggtacctcgggatgtgaacgggatccgttctggagccttagatgtgcttcaaatgtatggtgtggttcTACACACAAGACTTTCCAGTTTCAAATGTAGCACCCTCAGAAGCTTGCTATTTTTGTGAAGGCTGTCCACATATGGCCCTACCTTTGGATGTTTCAGCATATAGTTCAGAGCTTCTTCAAAATACTCCAGATGAAATTCCTTCATATCTCTGGGAAGATCTTCATAAGCATAATAGGCCAATGCTAATGTTACAAAGCCATGATTGGCCAACAGACAGGCTCGGTATTCTGGAAGTCCTCCTCCAGTTCCTGAAATATCAATGATTCCAGGAAAGGGACCATCACCTATAAAAGACAGAACGAAGTTGCATTATCTTTTTTAGACTTCTCTAGAATTCACCTTATTGAAAAGAAAGCCTAGCATGGAATCACCTAATTTTAGttttggaagggaccttggagaTAATTTAACTCTGACCACTTGGGTTGAAAAGACCCACTTTAATGGCTGGATCCTTCATAATACACTTTTCAAACCTGTTCATATTAGCAGATCAAAAGCAGAGAATGAGAGAGTTTGGAGTCTGAGGTGCCAGTGAGTTGTTGTTTCCAGTGAGCAAGGCTTGCTACGAAATACAAAGGAATAGGCAAGGTACAGGGCTAGCTCAGCACCATCATTAGACACAGTAGGGCAAATAATCAATTCTCTCTCTTTACACCTTGCAGCGTGGCCCCGGCCGGGACAACTTCCGCCTCACTGTATTTGTGAAGTCTTTTAAGGTGCCACCAGACTTCTTTTATTGCCAACACACTTCTgcagctcttcctcctcttccttaattgtgggtttttttctttgcttGCTGGGTGCCATATCTTTCTCCCTTTCTGAGCAGGAAGAAGAGGAACCAGTTTACTACAGGATGGAGAAATCCAAGCCAGGGATGTGTGTGCCCTTCCAGAAGTCGTTCACCACAACCACTCCCACGATCTCTCTGAAACTAAGCTCCTCTGCCTGGGACTAACGAGTTCTTTGAAATGCAACAACACGTGGAGGAGCCGCAGCTCTGGCGTTGGCTCACAAAAAGTGTGTGGGTGTCAACGACACGAAGCGCAGGAGCGTCTAGAAGGCCTTAAGAAGGCCAAGCGCGGGGCCAGAGTCCGCCACTCACCcgggggcaggaagagggtggCGCGGACCCGCCCGTCCCGCACGGGGATCCTCTGGACGCCGGCGCGCAGGAAGCCCCTCTCGTGGGAGCCCTTGGCGAGGACGCCTCCCGCGAGGCCCTCTCCGTGTCCCTCGAGCACCTCCAGCTCcaggctgaaggggcgctgcacgtCGCGCTTCACCAGCCGCCTGAAGGGCTTGCGCGGCTTCAGCGCCCACAGCAGCCCCATGGGCTCCAGGCCAGAGAAGCTGCCGCCCTCCAGCGCCGGCGAGCGGCTCAGGTCCAGCTGCCCGCTGCCGTCCGCCCGGTAGAGCGCGAGCGACTCGAAAAGCTCCCCGACCTCGTCCTGCAACGATGCCCGGAGCGTGACCTCTTGCTGGGGCCGCAGCCCCGACACCGAGATACCCAGCGGCTCGTCGAAGAGGCTCCGGCCGGCGGGGGAGAAGTCGATGCGGGCGTCCATGAGGGAAGCGCTAGTGGAGGCGGCGCTCTGACAGCAGCTGCCGGGGGGGCGAAAGGCGCAGCGGGGTCTGGGACGCAGGCGGAGTCCCAGGCCGCGTCCCCAGAGCAGGCGCCCAAATGAGGCCATGGCAGCGGAACGAGCTGTCAGCCCCAGTCAAATCAAGCGGCGGCGCCACCCCTCGTAGTTTCAAATTACACAACAATTGTTTGGAAAGGAAATTCGTTTGGGGCGGAGGGAGGAGGCTGCCCTTCGCACAaggcctttcccccttcttccaaATGGTCACCGTGCAGTCCGAATCCATCGAGTCCTCTAACTCCttcatttaattcagtggggttcatgggcgtagccaggatttatattGCGGGTGAGGCAGGGTCAATGTCAGCGGGGCCATAACcgagttagttaagtatttctatttatttatttatttacttgatgggggtggggggtggcaacTTGCACCCCGTGCCTCCCTTGGTGGGGTTTACCAGATTTAGATCCTGATCCTGAATCCTGAATTTCCTAAAATTTAGAAAAAGTTGTTTATCCCTGAGGTGCAGGTGTAAGacttatctctctctctgtctctcgttTGCTTTCCTGTTGATTGCCATATTTGTTATATGTTGAAAATTAAGAAAATACTGGTTTCGGAGGAAAAGCAAAATGGCCCCTTGCTCCCCACAACCAGAGTGCTGCAGCAACttgtgataaaaataaaaaaataaagagtaGGGAGCTCCAAATGTTAACATTCATGTTACAGGAAATTCATGTTGTAAACAGCCAGACGGACATATTGCCCGGACAAATGCCAGTGAGCAAAAGTTTGCCTTctgtatttatttcatataatGTATAATAAATGTCAGTTTGATGCACCCAACCTGAAGCATTCTGGAGATCTTCGACTAACTTGAATGCTGAAAACTTGTGCACTCTAAGGTAGTTCAATAAATGTTACTTCACTAGCTTTGTTTCCCTccatgtttaaaaaaaccaa
The Podarcis muralis chromosome 1, rPodMur119.hap1.1, whole genome shotgun sequence DNA segment above includes these coding regions:
- the LOC114594511 gene encoding acyl-coenzyme A thioesterase 1-like isoform X2; translated protein: MWRRVTAKAWDVCLEHLGGVSRPFGRTSLKSCGRRGVATVSVDPAAGLADQPAKVSVWGLPPLQEVTLRALAVNEEGILFDSCAHYQADEQGQVDLSKDPSKGGDYTGLEPMGLFWSLSPAAMENPYQRLEPRKVKGPMKLEMSVHQGYSQPGAIPGQVLAKTNVERRFILPEVRRIRVKDGAVRGSLFLPPGNGPFPGVIDMFGDEGGLIEYRSSLLATHGFAALSLPYFNFEDLPKTMEDFHLEYFEEAARFLLRHPKILYLRAEEIMGSGQIKSSAFLEEDWFYWDMLWRRDLKNYVYETEQIMLLF
- the LOC114594539 gene encoding acyl-coenzyme A thioesterase 1-like; this encodes MASFGRLLWGRGLGLRLRPRPRCAFRPPGSCCQSAASTSASLMDARIDFSPAGRSLFDEPLGISVSGLRPQQEVTLRASLQDEVGELFESLALYRADGSGQLDLSRSPALEGGSFSGLEPMGLLWALKPRKPFRRLVKRDVQRPFSLELEVLEGHGEGLAGGVLAKGSHERGFLRAGVQRIPVRDGRVRATLFLPPGDGPFPGIIDISGTGGGLPEYRACLLANHGFVTLALAYYAYEDLPRDMKEFHLEYFEEALNYMLKHPKVKGPGVGLLGHSKGGDLCISMASFLKGVTVTVTINSAVANIAVPLHYKDITIPPLGFNAERLKLDKSGVADILDVMNNPLEGPDRQSFIPLEKAEGRFLFIVGQDDHNFKSEFFAVEASKRLQAHGKEKPEIICYPGAGHYIEPPYFPMCAASMHLLVGRPVIWGGEPRAHAAAQVDAWGQIQTFFRKHLNGKQDEEHSKL